In the Rhododendron vialii isolate Sample 1 chromosome 2a, ASM3025357v1 genome, TTCTAGAACCCGAAAGCAACAATGGAAGCGATCCAACGTTCGAATCCACAAACTCAACAGgttatttttcatgcttaaaGAGCTACGGTACTTCATTATCGCAATTATTGCAGTCTGAATGTGCGCTAATTCATCGTCCTAATGCTTGTTtttatttaggaggagggaaaGGAAATCTGAAGAGAAGGTTGGGAAGGATATGGAGCTGGAGAACTTAAAGCTGTACAAGAAGTTGAGGAAGAAAGCTACCCTCCTACACCAAGAGAACCTCGCCTTGATGTCTGAGTTGATTCGAAAGAAATTCTCTCACTCTGGACATCTCTTCGATACTCTCTTCCTCCTCCAGAACCCTAGGATCAAATGAACATGAGTATGACGTATCCAATCGGGTTGGGGACAGATAGGCTTGTCTAGTACTCTATGTTGGTGAAGACTTTGCATGCCTGTGTAGTATCATTTTGACCTTCTAACATATAtgttcgaatttttttttcatgtcttCTTCTCTTCAAATGTTAAAGagttgtttctgttttttttaaaactacatATAACTCTGTTGGATTAAGAACTCAACCATGACCAAGGGTGTCCTTAGATACATTGATACTCCTTCCCATTTGATTTGGAAATGGATCTAGTACTCCTCCGAGACAGTTGCTGGATATGTCTCGCAAGTAAGGTTCCCACAAGGATACTCTTACCGGTAAGAGTATGTTGTATCGTGAGAAAGAGTatgttgtattgtgagaaaaaTATGGACTTTCCAGGATACTAACGGGAGAGATCCCATCCCGGTTGGGTTACGGGTAAGGTTTATAGCAGAGTTTACTAAGTGAGTCCCCAAATAGAAGTTAGCAAGGTTGTACCCCTTCTGGAGCAACCCTAACATTCTTGAGAGTTCCTAATTTCAATGAGATCCCCTCCTAGGCACCATGCCCCAGAGAACAGTGTTCTCAAGTTTAATAATATTTCCCATAACATCACTCTATCTACAGAGCAGCATGGACCCTAAATATTGACCAAAACACATTGATACAGTGCTTAAGTAGCAGAATTAATGCTAATATAGAATTCCATATGTAATCTGTAACAAGAGCTTAACAAGAAATGTTCCATTGTTAAGACTTTCAGATTAGTAAATTACAACTTTATTTCAACAAAACTAGGTTGTTCAAGATAAGAAAAGGTTGCCACAATCGATTTCACCAAAACTAGCACACTCGCAACTAGAATTCCTGAACATAGTAAACATGCACACACATACCTCATATATCAAGTTCTATAACAAAATTCATCCATTCAATTCGTACTTCATCGATCTCGGCTTGAGTGTACGTCTTTTTCCCATTGAACTACGTGCAACACATGAAGGATAAACAAATTAAAGTTGAACAAAAAAGTAGTGTAAGTCAACcaacgaaaaaaataatgaaagcTAAGAAAGTATCTCACATCTCGTCTGCACAGCATGCTTGGATCGGCAACCAAATCTTTCATAAATCTCATGACAAAAAACCCGCATTCAACAGTCGAAGGTTGTTCCAGGCACTACATAAACATTTGATACCTATTAGAGAAATTGTTTGTAACCATTCCAGAAACAAGAACAAGTAGTTCAAACATATACCTCAACTTCCTTCCAATCAACAGTCCTCCTCATGTTTTTCGCATTATCGCGAATTTTTACAGCACTTCACAAGAAATATTTCAGACGGTCAATAGATTACATAAAAAAGCTCTAATCGATCCAATCAAAATTTCATGAACTTACGTTTTAATTATGAGTTTAAGGTTCGGATTGGTTGCACCGTGAAGTGAATCGAGATAGTAAACGGTAGGATATGATAGATCAATGACAAACAATACCCAATGACACCTAAAATTTAATAAGTCACAAAGAAATTAGCTTAActtgttattcattttttaaacaCAAGGAGTAAATAAGGCTGAGATAGTTACCCCAAATTATAAGGAATAAAAACAAGTTGGTCATTTTCAGCATCCTTCAATAAACTTGCAAGCAATGTTGATTGCGATCCTTGCTTAGTTGTCCCGCTAATGGCACTTgggttgacaaaaaaaaatttcctcccaAGATTTGCAGACTTAATAACACGGTAGAGTTGACTGACAAAGGAAGGAAAATTAATTTGTTATAACAAgtcaaaatgatgaaaaaataatGAGATTCAATTAAAGGATCCTCTAACCTCATGTACAACATAATGCATGTAACAGACAATTCTTTCATTTGAGACATATATTCCATATCTACCCTTTGAAGTGGAACCTCAACATTTGCCCCAAACATGTCTTCGTCGAGCGTAATGGTGAATGCTTCCTTGTATGCAACCGTCTCCACATAGTCGTCAAAAGATCGAAAAGACTCCAAATACTTATCAGAATCCACATTGCTCGAAGTTGCCTAATCAAATGAGAATTTATTccaaattaaagaaatacaagTACTGAACATTAATTAAAAGACCCGTATGAAACCATTCAAATAGTGCATTGAAACCTTTCCAAATAACATTCAAATAGTACCTGATTCGCATCCCATGCAGGTGTTTCTGGAGCTCCCTAAGTTAGAAATTTGGCATAATATCAATTCTAAGTCAACAGGTTGAATAATATAGAAAAGAACACATTAATAGATCTATTGAGAATAGATATTATACCTTCTTCCCATCCATTGCAAGGTTTTTCGACGCTCCCTAAgttagaaatttcaaaaatcaacaaaaataagtcagcGACTCTATTCACAAAATTAAATGACATGTCTAAAAGTTTAAATTAAGATAAGCTATTTATACCTCATTGCCAAACAATATTAAATTTTTAGGCCAAGCAACGTGATATCCTGTTGCGTCTCCAACAACATACAACTCTCCTACAATGGGTACAGGAAGAATGGCGTCTTTTTGAATCACAAAATCAATAGACACCCGAACATTTGCCTCCCCTAGTGGTACAGTATGAAGTGGTTCCTCGGGCCCAACTTTCTCAAACATCGTTCCATGAGCAACGATGTTATCCAGGGACCCCACTGCCAATTTACATGGCTGGCTCTACAACGACGAAACCAGTCACTAACACCAACTAATAACACAAATtgcaatataaaaaatatactcTTGAATAGTCAGTAAAATAAcataccttttttgtttttgacttAGGATCAGGCGGCATGTCATTCCGTGTTCTCACCATATTCTCCATTGTCAAAGAATTAAGCTGAGGGTTGCCagtgttataacttttgatggtGTTTGAACTCACATACTCAGATTGTGGTGTGCGGGGTACTTGTTGACTCATTGCATAGAATTGGTCTTTCATTTGTGACATAGCTGTCTGCAGGGCTTTAATCTTCTCTTGGCAATGTGAATGGCCACCACGTCTAGGCATTTGAAAGTAGGCAGTTGGTGTTACAAAGTCTCCAATGCCTCGTACCCGAGAACGTTCATGTTTACATAGTACCAATGCTAGAATGTCGGTACTTCCTCCAAGATCTAAATTCCCCTCTTGTGCTTGTTTGGTGAACTCATCCTACAACAAGCATTACCACCTTTGTaagaagaattaaaaaataataattaacaCAAACCAATTGTTTGAAGAATCTTTACAATCATTGCAGCTTGTTCTTCGATGTCTTCATTATCATActctccatttttattttgacGAGACTTCTTCCATAAAATGCTTCTATCAATCTCATCAGCATCATCAACATCCTCAACTTCAGCAACCTCATCCTCAGCACCATCGATTGATTTTTTTATCATCTTTATCTGCAAAATAAGAAACTAGTTAATTGAGACAAGAAGCAAGAAAACAGGTAATTGAGAGCACAATATATAAATACAACCAGTAATTCATATGTGATTGCATAAATTTCAAATCACTTACCTGTTCTTGTTCAAAATTAGCGTAGCCCTTCCGACCGAGCctgtgacgaaatttattttctctttgtttaCCTCGTTGGTTGTCATTATGTTTCTTCAATGGATTTTAAACATGAATATAAGTTAACTTTGATGAATACATTATGCTCAACATCGACTACTACTTAAAGAAATGAAACTTTGCTTAAAGAATACATACCTCAAAATCTTTTGTCAATCTATGTTTAACAAATGCATCCCAATGTTCTCGTTCAATGAAACTATAAATTGCTGGTGGTCTTGAAATGATGTCCAGATCCGACTTATATGCACGTATGTACCTAGTGAGAACTTTCCTGAATGTCCTACAATTTGCTGCGATAGCAGATAAAACATTCTTCCTGCTATATTGATCCACATCGAATGTAGTCTGATTTACCGGCATTGAATGAGCAATGTTATATGCCATTTGAACAGAGGACTTTATAAGAGGACAATTAATGAAATTGTTCAAGCTTTAGTCTATGTAATATAAAGAAGTCACGTGATACATACCTTCACACATCTCCATAGCATCTCTTTATTTTCATCTGATACCTTTTTCCATGTACGATCTATTGGGACCATTGTGCGAGCCAAGACTCCAAGATAGCTTGAGTATTTTGCTCTTGTTTCCCCTATTGCTTGACCTCTTTTGTTGTACTTGACTACTTTTCGTACACCAGAACTCCTATCCTTTATGACATCTGGGAGGAATGTTGACCCTCTACCTCTCCTTATGTTACTTCCCGGATCTGGTAACAACTGTGCATCCTCATCTACATTATCAGCAAAATTCAGAGTGGAATgcctatttttccttttcttacaTTTTGGATCTGTTGACAGCACTGCCTCCTGGCCATTACTAGGCAAGTTCTGAGATGAACCCATCCTGTTTGAGATGCAAATATGGGATAGTATAGTAGAGGTTGAACAATACTACTAAAACATCGTAATAGAGCATCTAACAATGAATAGCTAAGCAAAATATCTTAGATACATGGACATAAATTGACATTGGAGAATATAGAAACATAACATTCCAACCATTAAGCATAGAAACATAACAAGGAATATTGAATTGAGACCAATTAAAATTTCTCATCACAGCTAGAACAAATAAAACATAGTTAAATACTTAAATCTAATAAGTTATTTCCAAAAGAGAGCAAAACATTTGTCATTTCATGATGTATTGTTGATCCACGTCCCTTCACAATCTGCTCGTATGTGAGATGAAATAGAGTCGTCTGATCCATCATCAGTTGTGTCAACTTCTGGCAGTGTTATGTCTTGACGCTCAACAAACCAATCATCAAGCTCATCACCACCGTCGCTATGATATCGACGTTGAGGAGGTTCTAGGACAATTGACCATTTCGGATCAAGTTGATCTTCAACATAAAAAACTTGTTTGGCCTGTGAAGCCAAAATGAAGGAATCAGATTTGTGCCCTATCTTTCCAAGCTCAACTAGTGTGAAACCAAGTTCATCCACTTTAACTCTCTTGTTGTCCACCCAATCACACTTAAATACGGGAATCCTTAATGCATTATAATCCAGCTGCCATATTTCTGTAATGACCCCATAGAAACTCATATCTGCGTAAACAGGATTCTTGTCCTTGTAGCCAGTAACTTGCATTGTAGTTGCCACCATGGTAACTCCACTATTTTGGGTGACTCGTGAATTATCGCGATCTTTCGTGTGGTAACGACAACCGTTTATGATGTAACCTGGATACTTTATCACATTTCGGCTCGGTCCTTGTGCTATCCACTTTAAGGCATTAGAGAGATTATTTTCGGAATTTATTTCCTCTGCAACCTGTGTATAGTTAAATAATTAGCTAAATTTTTTAGTGCAACAGATTTAAATAGATAGATTTGTAATTAATAAGATACCTTTTCACGTAGCCAATTAAAGAATGTTTTATTATGTTGAACCTGTAGCCACTTTTGACTTTTAGATTGACGAGGATTTTGTTGCTTCAACCACTCCATGTGCTTCCTAAAGAATTGCAAGAAAGTATCATAAGATGAGCTAACATATATACCCTAATATATCTAACAAAGATGGAGATATAAATGTCTTACTCAATATAAGGTTGAACATCGCTTGTGTTCTCTAACACGTAATGATGTGCTTGCTGCCATGCTTCGCGATCAATAGTCACAACATGGCCACCTGGTAAAGGTCTTTCAATTTCTCTATTATCAACTGTCATGTTCCTGGCGGTGGGAATCCCAATTGCATCTAACCCAGATAAATACTCTGTGCAAAACTCAACAGCTTCCTCCATAATATAACTTTCAGCAATGCAACCCTCGGGACAGTTACGATTACGAACATAACCTTTTAAGACCTTCATGAACCTCTCAAATGGATACATCCATCGAAAGTGAACTGGACCACAAAGTCGAACTTCTCTAACAAGATGCACCGTCAAATGAACCATGATATCAAAGAATGATGGTGGAAAGTACTTTTCAAGTAAACATAATGTGATCACCATATCAGATTGCATTTTGTCTAACTTTGACACATCTATCACTTTACTACAAATAGcattaaaaaagaaacataTTCTGATAATCGCGTATCTCACTTCCTTTGGCAGCACAGATCTTATTGCCACAGGTAGTAACTGCTGCATTAAAACATGACAATCATGCGACTTGAGACCATAAAGTTTCAGATCCTCCATCGAGACACGACTTCTGATATTCGAAGAGTAACCTTCGGGAACCTTGAGTTCAGACAATGTTTTGCAAACtcttcttttctcctctctAGACAAAGTATAACATGCTGGAGGTAAGTATGTTCGCTTGGCTCCAATTTCTGGTGCTAACTCTTCCGATCCACCCATAGCTACATGGTCAAGGCGAGCATTAATTCCATCCTTTGTTTTTCCAGGAATGTTCAGTAACGTCCCAAGGAGTGCTTCTAAAAAGTTCTTCTCAGTGTGCATAGTATCCACGATGTGTCGGACTAACAAGTACTTCCAATActcaagtttaaaaaaaattgactttttctTCCAACACTTTGTACATGCGTCATTTGgtgaactttttgttttgttttttttcccccatatTGTTTCAATCCCTTCAACCTTTCGTAATACCTCCTCTCCCGTTAACGGTACAGGGGGGACTCTGAAATCTTGCTCTCCATTGAAAGCCTTTTTTTGCCTCCGATATGGATGATAGCGTGAAAGAAATCTTCTATGACCTGTATATATATTCTTCTTGGAATGTTTCAATCTACTAGAAGAAGTTTCCTCACCACAAATTGGACATCCATAATAGCCCTTCACCGTGCAACCGCTCAAATTTCCATACGCGGGGAGATCATTAATTGTCCATAATAGTACAGCCTTTAACCTGAAATGTTGTTGCTGGTAAGCATCAAATGCTTCAACGCCTACCTCCCATAACATTTTCAAATCATCAATCAACAGTGCAAGATAAACATCAATGTCATTACCAGGTTGTTTTGGACCAGATATCAATAATGTTAGCATCATAAATTTTCTCTTCATGCACAACCGCGGAGGAAGATTGTAGGTGACAAGTATAACTGGCCAACAACTGTACCTACTGCTAAGGGAACTGTACGGATTTATTCCATCAGCAGAAAGAGCTAGGCGAAAGTTTCTTGGCTCTGCAGCAAAATCTGGCCACATGTTGTCCACCAACTTCCATGATGGGGAGTCTGCTGGGTGACGTAGTTGGCCATCACATTCTCTTTGACGTGCATGCCATGTCAAGTTCTCCGCTGTTTCTACCGACCTATACATGTTTCGGAACCTCGGAATAGGTGGAAAATACCATATAACTTTTGCAGGCACGCCAGTTCTAACttctgttgaattttttttcaacttccatCTAGACGTTTGACATGTAGGGCATGAAATCTCATCTTTGAACTCCTTTCTGTAGAGCATACAATCATTGGGACAAGCATGTATTTTCTCATATTCCATACCCAATGCAGCCAAAGTCTTCCCCGCCTCATACATGGATACTGGTAGTTCATTGCTGGCAGGAAGCAACTCACTGATTATCTCTAGGAGATTTGAAAACCATTTATTAGACAACCCACTTCCAGCTTTGAAGTTAAATAACCTAACTAAGGCAGATAACTTTGTAAACTTCATGCAACCGGGATACAACTGTTTTTCAGCATcttcaagtaattttttaaacttatcAGGATCAGTCGCGCAGTCATTGTATGCAGCCTCAACCATTTCTCTTACCTCTGCTGTAACATTTAAGGGAGGCGTCTCAATTTTCTCACCAAAAAACTCAGGCGGATTGACacatggtggtggtgtggtggtagCCGCTTCGCCATGCCATATCCATGTATCATAACTTTGGTCAATACCATTGAAAAAGAGATGATTTCTAATCTCCTGAATGGATTGTTTTCTCATGTTCCCACATAGTCTACACGGACATCGTATGGATTGGGGATCTTGACCATGCATAATAGCAAATTTCAGAAAACTTTCAACCCCTTCCTCATAGTCTTTTGATCTTCTATCCTTGAGCATCCAGGATCTATCCATCTCTTGTAGATTCTAAAATACCTATACTGGTagaacattaaaaaaagaaaaaactacgGAGGAGGATTGAAGTACATAAAACAATTCTCATATTTCTAAGAAAAGCAGATATCCACACAGCACCCTATACCATCAGTCTTATGCAAAATACCAACAAGAtttcacaacaaaaaaaagttaaaagtatATAAACTAAATAAGTAAAGAGAAAACAACTGAGCTTACCAAGAAAAAATACTATTGGATTGAAGGGAGCACTTCTAACAATCAGCTTGATACAAGCTCCACAACCATGTCACTGTTGCCGATCTTTCTGTGGAGACACAAAAGATAATAGAGTGTAAGTTGAATTTGTATCAAGTTGGACTTACTACCGATTGCAATGAGCATATAAAGCAATTCGACAATGAAATGACAAACAATTTCAAAACTAGTGATACGAAGATAATTGACCAAAATGGCCATTGCATTTACTTAATCATGTACTGTTATTCTGTCAGTTGTAATAACTGTTCAAGTTAAGT is a window encoding:
- the LOC131316369 gene encoding uncharacterized protein LOC131316369 isoform X2, whose product is MRRLLLLSLASFPYLPSSCDSAFTEIFNYPRMGSSQNLPSNGQEAVLSTDPKCKKRKNRHSTLNFADNVDEDAQLLPDPGSNIRRGRGSTFLPDVIKDRSSGVRKVVKYNKRGQAIGETRAKYSSYLGVLARTMVPIDRTWKKVSDENKEMLWRCVKTTFDVDQYSRKNVLSAIAANCRTFRKVLTRYIRAYKSDLDIISRPPAIYSFIEREHWDAFVKHRLTKDFEKHNDNQRGKQRENKFRHRLGRKGYANFEQEQIKMIKKSIDGAEDEVAEVEDVDDADEIDRSILWKKSRQNKNGEYDNEDIEEQAAMIDEFTKQAQEGNLDLGGSTDILALVLCKHERSRVRGIGDFVTPTAYFQMPRRGGHSHCQEKIKALQTAMSQMKDQFYAMSQQVPRTPQSEYVSSNTIKSYNTGNPQLNSLTMENMVRTRNDMPPDPKSKTKKSQPCKLAVGSLDNIVAHGTMFEKVGPEEPLHTVPLGEANVRVSIDFVIQKDAILPVPIVGELYVVGDATGYHVAWPKNLILFGNEGASKNLAMDGKKGAPETPAWDANQATSSNVDSDKYLESFRSFDDYVETVAYKEAFTITLDEDMFGANVEVPLQRVDMEYMSQMKELSVTCIMLYMSQLYRVIKSANLGRKFFFVNPSAISGTTKQGSQSTLLASLLKDAENDQLVFIPYNLGCHWVLFVIDLSYPTVYYLDSLHGATNPNLKLIIKTAVKIRDNAKNMRRTVDWKEVECLEQPSTVECGFFVMRFMKDLVADPSMLCRRDFNGKKTYTQAEIDEVRIEWMNFVIELDI
- the LOC131316369 gene encoding uncharacterized protein LOC131316369 isoform X1, whose amino-acid sequence is MRRLLLLSLASFPYLPSSCDSAFTEIFNYPRMGSSQNLPSNGQEAVLSTDPKCKKRKNRHSTLNFADNVDEDAQLLPDPGSNIRRGRGSTFLPDVIKDRSSGVRKVVKYNKRGQAIGETRAKYSSYLGVLARTMVPIDRTWKKVSDENKEMLWRCVKTTFDVDQYSRKNVLSAIAANCRTFRKVLTRYIRAYKSDLDIISRPPAIYSFIEREHWDAFVKHRLTKDFEKHNDNQRGKQRENKFRHRLGRKGYANFEQEQIKMIKKSIDGAEDEVAEVEDVDDADEIDRSILWKKSRQNKNGEYDNEDIEEQAAMIDEFTKQAQEGNLDLGGSTDILALVLCKHERSRVRGIGDFVTPTAYFQMPRRGGHSHCQEKIKALQTAMSQMKDQFYAMSQQVPRTPQSEYVSSNTIKSYNTGNPQLNSLTMENMVRTRNDMPPDPKSKTKKSQPCKLAVGSLDNIVAHGTMFEKVGPEEPLHTVPLGEANVRVSIDFVIQKDAILPVPIVGELYVVGDATGYHVAWPKNLILFGNEGASKNLAMDGKKGAPETPAWDANQATSSNVDSDKYLESFRSFDDYVETVAYKEAFTITLDEDMFGANVEVPLQRVDMEYMSQMKELSVTCIMLYMSQLYRVIKSANLGRKFFFVNPSAISGTTKQGSQSTLLASLLKDAENDQLVFIPYNLGCHWVLFVIDLSYPTVYYLDSLHGATNPNLKLIIKTAVKIRDNAKNMRRTVDWKEVECLEQPSTVECGFFVMRFMKDLVADPSMLCRRDILYCLYIAVAGAVGERKESKGQRSDADSTLIWLSSVNLLRTTARIFQLMFFCFGNCPF
- the LOC131316369 gene encoding uncharacterized protein LOC131316369 isoform X3, giving the protein MGSSQNLPSNGQEAVLSTDPKCKKRKNRHSTLNFADNVDEDAQLLPDPGSNIRRGRGSTFLPDVIKDRSSGVRKVVKYNKRGQAIGETRAKYSSYLGVLARTMVPIDRTWKKVSDENKEMLWRCVKTTFDVDQYSRKNVLSAIAANCRTFRKVLTRYIRAYKSDLDIISRPPAIYSFIEREHWDAFVKHRLTKDFEKHNDNQRGKQRENKFRHRLGRKGYANFEQEQIKMIKKSIDGAEDEVAEVEDVDDADEIDRSILWKKSRQNKNGEYDNEDIEEQAAMIDEFTKQAQEGNLDLGGSTDILALVLCKHERSRVRGIGDFVTPTAYFQMPRRGGHSHCQEKIKALQTAMSQMKDQFYAMSQQVPRTPQSEYVSSNTIKSYNTGNPQLNSLTMENMVRTRNDMPPDPKSKTKKSQPCKLAVGSLDNIVAHGTMFEKVGPEEPLHTVPLGEANVRVSIDFVIQKDAILPVPIVGELYVVGDATGYHVAWPKNLILFGNEGASKNLAMDGKKGAPETPAWDANQATSSNVDSDKYLESFRSFDDYVETVAYKEAFTITLDEDMFGANVEVPLQRVDMEYMSQMKELSVTCIMLYMSQLYRVIKSANLGRKFFFVNPSAISGTTKQGSQSTLLASLLKDAENDQLVFIPYNLGCHWVLFVIDLSYPTVYYLDSLHGATNPNLKLIIKTAVKIRDNAKNMRRTVDWKEVECLEQPSTVECGFFVMRFMKDLVADPSMLCRRDILYCLYIAVAGAVGERKESKGQRSDADSTLIWLSSVNLLRTTARIFQLMFFCFGNCPF
- the LOC131316369 gene encoding uncharacterized protein LOC131316369 isoform X4, which encodes MRRLLLLSLASFPYLPSSCDSAFTEIFNYPRMGSSQNLPSNGQEAVLSTDPKCKKRKNRHSTLNFADNVDEDAQLLPDPGSNIRRGRGSTFLPDVIKDRSSGVRKVVKYNKRGQAIGETRAKYSSYLGVLARTMVPIDRTWKKVSDENKEMLWRCVKTTFDVDQYSRKNVLSAIAANCRTFRKVLTRYIRAYKSDLDIISRPPAIYSFIEREHWDAFVKHRLTKDFEKHNDNQRGKQRENKFRHRLGRKGYANFEQEQIKMIKKSIDGAEDEVAEVEDVDDADEIDRSILWKKSRQNKNGEYDNEDIEEQAAMIDEFTKQAQEGNLDLGGSTDILALVLCKHERSRVRGIGDFVTPTAYFQMPRRGGHSHCQEKIKALQTAMSQMKDQFYAMSQQVPRTPQSEYVSSNTIKSYNTGNPQLNSLTMENMVRTRNDMPPDPKSKTKKSQPCKLAVGSLDNIVAHGTMFEKVGPEEPLHTVPLGEANVRVSIDFVIQKDAILPVPIVGELYVVGDATGYHVAWPKNLILFGNEGASKNLAMDGKKGAPETPAWDANQATSSNVDSDKYLESFRSFDDYVETVAYKEAFTITLDEDMFGANVEVPLQRVDMEYMSQMKELSVTCIMLYMSQLYRVIKSANLGRKFFFVNPSAISGTTKQGSQSTLLASLLKDAENDQLVFIPYNLGAVKIRDNAKNMRRTVDWKEVECLEQPSTVECGFFVMRFMKDLVADPSMLCRRDILYCLYIAVAGAVGERKESKGQRSDADSTLIWLSSVNLLRTTARIFQLMFFCFGNCPF
- the LOC131316369 gene encoding uncharacterized protein LOC131316369 isoform X5 encodes the protein MRRLLLLSLASFPYLPSSCDSAFTEIFNYPRMGSSQNLPSNGQEAVLSTDPKCKKRKNRHSTLNFADNVDEDAQLLPDPGSNIRRGRGSTFLPDVIKDRSSGVRKVVKYNKRGQAIGETRAKYSSYLGVLARTMVPIDRTWKKVSDENKEMLWRCVKTTFDVDQYSRKNVLSAIAANCRTFRKVLTRYIRAYKSDLDIISRPPAIYSFIEREHWDAFVKHRLTKDFEKHNDNQRGKQRENKFRHRLGRKGYANFEQEQIKMIKKSIDGAEDEVAEVEDVDDADEIDRSILWKKSRQNKNGEYDNEDIEEQAAMIDEFTKQAQEGNLDLGGSTDILALVLCKHERSRVRGIGDFVTPTAYFQMPRRGGHSHCQEKIKALQTAMSQMKDQFYAMSQQVPRTPQSEYVSSNTIKSYNTGNPQLNSLTMENMVRTRNDMPPDPKSKTKKSQPCKLAVGSLDNIVAHGTMFEKVGPEEPLHTVPLGEANVRVSIDFVIQKDAILPVPIVGELYVVGDATGYHVAWPKNLILFGNEGASKNLAMDGKKGAPETPAWDANQATSSNVDSDKYLESFRSFDDYVETVAYKEAFTITLDEDMFGANVEVPLQRVDMEYMSQMKELSVTCIMLYMRSSIAYILLLLVLLEKGKSPKDKGVMQIPP